The region GGCATTCGCGCCGACCACGGAACGCGCGCCGATGCGCACGGGACCGAGGATCTTCGCACCGGCACCCACGGACACGCCGTCCTCGAGGGTCGGGTGCCGCTTGCCGTGATCGCGCGTGCGACCGCCGAGCGTGACTCCGTGATAGAGCATCACATCATCGCCGATCTCAGCGGTCTCGCCGATCACCACGCCCATGCCGTGGTCGATGAAGAAGCGCCGCCCGATCCGCGCACCGGGGTGGATCTCGATGCCGGTGAGCCAGCGGGTCACCTGCGATCCCATCCTCGCTACGAAGCGCAGGTCACGTCGCCACAGAGCGTGCCAGAGCCGGTGGCTCCACACGGCGTGCAATCCCGGGTACAGCAGAGCCACCTCCACCCCGCTGCGGG is a window of Microbacterium esteraromaticum DNA encoding:
- the epsC gene encoding serine O-acetyltransferase EpsC; amino-acid sequence: MRIFSRVREDLAAARRRDPAARSGVEVALLYPGLHAVWSHRLWHALWRRDLRFVARMGSQVTRWLTGIEIHPGARIGRRFFIDHGMGVVIGETAEIGDDVMLYHGVTLGGRTRDHGKRHPTLEDGVSVGAGAKILGPVRIGARSVVGANAVVTKDSPADSILVGVPAKPRRRTESDDSRALLTAADYVI